The stretch of DNA atatgTCTAGATAAAATTTCTATATATCTGTATCGAGAAAGGTCCATGCAAGTGACAATTTTGTTCATTGTCTAGAGTACACAAAGTCTAGAAGAGAGTTCTGTATCATAAGACTGTTCCCTTCTTTTTCCctgaaaaattggaaaaaaattatttttccaatgtCACATCTTTAAATCTTACATATATTTTGAATCTAGAATAGTATAGTTTCTTAATGAGAAGTAAAGTTGACTTTACCCATGACTCCAGGGAGATTGATGGAGCCCAAGAAACAAAGAAGCaagttatgaaaataaaaaggaattgtATGTTGACAATTCGTTTGGAGGAACTTTTGCCCAGTGTATGCCAAAATCAGATGCAGATAGTATGTCAGTAAGTGGTGGGTGATTGTAgtaataaaattttacaaaagtTGATGGCAGACTGAAATTGGCATGCTGTCTACAGGTTTTTGATTCTCAGTGAAGATTATTAAGATACAACTATTGGTTGtaagaaattatcttttaatcactaccatttcagaaactgtggtggaaatggaaaaaaatgtagctctagaaattttaaaaatcatttatttgttcattaatgTCTGAGACACTCTGCTTTTTAACagctctatttttaatttctttatttttttattgtaatcaATGCTATCATCAGGTTTGTATCTAAATTTGATCATCTCTTGGGAGGTGGAATTTAAAAACACTGAGAGTAGTTGTGGAAATTTAGAAAAATTGGAAACACTCAACATTTTAGTTATATAGTATGAAGATGTAGGAAAATCTATGACAAGTTGATAAAAGCATAATGCTCATTAGATATTATTGAAACAGAACAGGAACAGCCGAATGGAACCTAATAGTTGTACAGATAACTTCTACTGTAGAGTTTGTACAGATAACTTCTACTGTAGAGTTTGGAAACATTTCCGTAAGTTAGTGTTCAATCAGTTGTAAGACTACAGCTTGAAAACGCAATTTAGGTCAAAAACAATTTATGGTTTTAGGATAGGTTTTGTACGAAATGGCAGGAAATTCACTTAAGCTCTATGCTGTAGGCAAATATTTTCACTCTTTTCTTTCTTGGAATTTCTCCTTCTGTGACATGGGCATGGTACTGTCAGGATGTTAACTCTAGTCATTTTGTCCTCCTTACAGCCAAAAGGAAATACCCCCAGTATGGTAGCTTGGATTTGACAAGAGAGTGCATAGATGGTAACGGTCGATGTAGAACCTTTTGCCCTGAATATGAAGTTAGAATTGCTTACTGCATCAGGCCTGGAACTCATTGCTGCCTTCAGACGTAAGGacgagagaagaaaagacacacacactccaagagAAGATAAGTGTTACTGTCTTTTCAGCATATCTGTCAAGGCCTGTGTGTCTCCACAAACCACAGAAATCCATATAAAATTTGATTCTGATTCATTGAGAAAGGATTCTATCTTTGTAAATCAATTATGAAAATAATATGCTTCCTTGAGGAAATCTTTCAAATGCATTCGATATGTGATATCAAGACTAAAATTACTGCAGGAGCACCATTGGTGAAGTTCTGCAAATTGTTCCCTTAAAGAGATTATTTGTTACTAATTATACTGTCTCAACAATCTAACATGCATTTAATCTTGTAGTTTattaacaaaacagaaagaaatataaaaaaatgagCATTTGCCTGTCGTACTAatatactgtttttatttatagatacataaatacatatttataacatgtataaataaatatagtaataaagtaaatacaaataaaaatttaaaataaacaactaTTTGTTTAAAgagatctatagagagaaagcaaatgagagattcttccatctgctggttcattgcccagatgggCCAAAACTAAGCCAGGAACAAAAATATCTTTCACGTCTCCCATGAAGGCAGCAGGGCCCACATATTTAGAccatctcccctgcttttctcaggccattagcaggaagctggatcagaaatggaacatccagTTGTTGAGCACACAGAAATATGGAAGGCCTGCACTGCACC from Ochotona princeps isolate mOchPri1 chromosome 1, mOchPri1.hap1, whole genome shotgun sequence encodes:
- the LOC101518483 gene encoding beta-defensin 110; the encoded protein is MKIYLFLFILLFSLTILPAKRKYPQYGSLDLTRECIDGNGRCRTFCPEYEVRIAYCIRPGTHCCLQT